Proteins from one Bacteroides zhangwenhongii genomic window:
- a CDS encoding DUF6078 family protein, producing MEDNFDYGAVPYNFAHCFNDRCSKGEKCLRHLVAVHSTDLHSIISVVNPKCVPEEVNICPFYKPVRKIRVAWGVTHLLDTVPHRDAVSLKNMLLGHFGRAMYYRFYRKEKYIAPEQQEYICRLFRQKGITEEPVFDSYTEEFEW from the coding sequence ATGGAAGATAATTTTGACTATGGGGCAGTACCATACAATTTTGCCCACTGCTTTAATGACAGGTGTTCGAAAGGAGAAAAATGTTTGCGTCATTTGGTGGCGGTGCACAGTACCGATCTGCATTCCATCATTTCTGTGGTAAATCCGAAATGTGTTCCGGAAGAGGTGAACATCTGTCCGTTCTATAAGCCGGTTCGGAAGATACGGGTCGCTTGGGGAGTTACCCATTTGCTGGATACAGTTCCGCATCGGGATGCAGTGTCCTTGAAGAATATGTTGCTAGGGCATTTCGGCCGTGCCATGTATTATCGCTTTTATCGTAAGGAGAAATATATTGCTCCCGAACAACAAGAATACATTTGTCGGCTGTTCCGTCAGAAAGGTATTACGGAAGAACCTGTGTTCGACTCCTACACAGAAGAATTTGAATGGTAA
- a CDS encoding 4-hydroxy-3-methylbut-2-en-1-yl diphosphate synthase, which yields MDLFNYFRRETTEVNIGAVPLGGPNSIRIQSMTNTSTQDTQACVEQAKRIVDAGGEYVRLTTQGIKEAENLKNINIGLRSQEYMVPLVADVHFNPKVADVAARYAEKVRINPGNYVDAARTFKKLEYTDEEYAQEIQKIHDRFVPFLNICKENHTAIRIGVNHGSLSDRIMSRYGDTPEGMVESCMEFLRICVEENFTDVVISIKASNTVVMVKTVRLLVAVMEKEGMAFPLHLGVTEAGDGEDGRIKSALGIGALLADGLGDTIRVSLSEAPEAEIPVARKLVDYILLRRNHPYIPGLEAPGFNYLSPERRKTRAVRNIGGEHVPVVIADRMDGKNEVNPQFTPDYIYAGRALPEQREEGVDYILDADVWTGEAGTWPAYNHQQLPLMGGCNAELKFLFMPYMAQTDEVIACLKQHPEVVVVSQSNHPNRLGEHRALVHQLMTEGLQNPVVFFQHYAEDDAEDDAEDLQIKAAADMGALIFDGLCDGIFIFNQGNLSHAVIDATAFGILQAGRTRTSKTEYISCPGCGRTLYDLEKTIARIKAATSHLTGLKIGIMGCIVNGPGEMADADYGYVGAGRGKISLYKGKVCVEKNIPEEEAVERLLEFIRNDRKENS from the coding sequence ATGGATCTATTCAATTATTTTCGGAGGGAAACTACCGAAGTGAATATTGGGGCCGTACCGTTGGGTGGCCCCAATTCTATTCGTATCCAGTCGATGACCAATACGTCTACGCAGGATACACAGGCTTGTGTGGAACAGGCGAAACGTATTGTCGACGCGGGTGGTGAGTATGTCCGTCTGACGACGCAAGGTATCAAGGAAGCGGAGAACCTGAAAAATATTAATATCGGTTTGCGCAGTCAGGAATATATGGTTCCGTTGGTTGCCGATGTACACTTTAATCCGAAAGTTGCCGATGTGGCAGCCCGATATGCGGAAAAGGTACGCATCAATCCGGGAAATTATGTAGACGCTGCACGTACTTTTAAGAAGCTGGAATATACCGACGAGGAGTATGCGCAGGAAATACAGAAAATTCATGACCGCTTTGTGCCTTTTCTGAATATCTGTAAAGAGAATCACACGGCTATCCGTATCGGTGTGAATCACGGCTCTTTGTCCGACCGCATCATGTCCCGTTATGGTGATACGCCCGAAGGCATGGTAGAGTCTTGTATGGAGTTTCTTCGCATTTGTGTTGAAGAGAACTTTACCGATGTGGTTATTTCCATCAAAGCGTCCAATACGGTTGTCATGGTGAAAACCGTTCGTCTGTTGGTAGCTGTGATGGAGAAAGAAGGGATGGCTTTCCCGTTGCATCTCGGGGTGACAGAAGCCGGAGACGGTGAGGACGGACGTATCAAGTCCGCTCTCGGCATTGGTGCGCTGTTGGCCGACGGACTGGGGGATACTATACGGGTATCTTTGAGCGAAGCTCCTGAAGCGGAAATTCCTGTTGCCCGTAAGTTGGTGGACTATATACTGTTGAGGCGGAATCATCCTTATATTCCCGGACTGGAAGCGCCTGGATTTAACTATTTGTCGCCCGAACGCCGTAAGACGCGGGCTGTCCGCAATATAGGAGGTGAACACGTGCCTGTGGTCATTGCCGACCGTATGGACGGGAAAAACGAAGTGAATCCGCAATTTACTCCGGACTATATTTATGCCGGACGTGCTTTGCCCGAACAACGGGAAGAAGGTGTGGACTATATTCTTGATGCGGACGTATGGACCGGAGAAGCCGGTACTTGGCCTGCTTATAATCATCAGCAACTGCCGTTGATGGGAGGATGTAATGCGGAACTCAAATTCCTGTTTATGCCTTATATGGCACAGACGGATGAAGTGATTGCCTGTCTGAAACAACATCCCGAAGTGGTTGTCGTTTCTCAAAGCAACCATCCGAACCGTTTGGGCGAACATCGTGCGTTGGTACATCAACTGATGACAGAGGGGCTGCAAAATCCGGTTGTTTTCTTCCAGCATTATGCGGAGGATGATGCGGAGGATGATGCGGAGGACTTGCAGATAAAAGCTGCGGCGGACATGGGGGCTCTGATCTTTGACGGGCTTTGTGACGGAATCTTTATATTCAATCAAGGCAACCTCAGTCATGCGGTAATTGATGCGACGGCTTTCGGAATCTTGCAGGCGGGACGTACCCGTACTTCAAAGACGGAGTATATCTCTTGTCCCGGTTGCGGACGTACACTCTACGACTTGGAAAAGACGATTGCCCGTATCAAGGCGGCTACTTCACACTTGACAGGACTGAAAATCGGCATTATGGGATGTATCGTAAATGGTCCCGGTGAGATGGCGGATGCGGACTACGGCTATGTCGGTGCGGGACGGGGTAAGATCAGCCTGTATAAAGGGAAAGTCTGTGTAGAAAAGAATATTCCGGAAGAAGAAGCGGTGGAAAGGCTGCTGGAGTTTATCCGGAATGACAGGAAAGAAAACTCCTGA
- the purE gene encoding 5-(carboxyamino)imidazole ribonucleotide mutase has product MTPIVSIIMGSTSDLPVMEKAAQLLNDMHVPFEMNALSAHRTPEAVEEFAKNARTRGIKVIIAAAGMAAALPGVIAANTTLPVIGVPVKGSVLDGVDALYSIIQMPPGIPVATVAINGAMNAAILAIQMLALSDEKLAEAFAAYKEGLKKKIVKANEELKEVKFEYKTN; this is encoded by the coding sequence ATGACTCCAATTGTAAGTATCATCATGGGCAGTACGTCCGACCTTCCAGTTATGGAAAAGGCCGCACAACTGCTGAATGATATGCATGTACCGTTCGAAATGAACGCGCTTTCCGCTCACCGCACGCCTGAGGCTGTGGAAGAGTTTGCTAAGAATGCCCGTACCCGTGGCATTAAAGTAATTATCGCTGCTGCCGGAATGGCTGCCGCCCTTCCCGGTGTAATTGCGGCTAACACTACACTTCCTGTAATCGGAGTGCCGGTGAAAGGCTCCGTGCTCGATGGTGTGGACGCACTTTATTCCATCATTCAAATGCCTCCGGGCATTCCCGTAGCCACTGTTGCTATCAACGGAGCGATGAATGCGGCTATTCTGGCCATTCAGATGCTTGCTTTGAGTGATGAAAAGCTGGCGGAAGCATTTGCAGCTTACAAAGAAGGACTGAAAAAGAAAATCGTAAAAGCAAACGAAGAACTGAAAGAAGTCAAGTTTGAATATAAAACGAACTAA
- the gcvH gene encoding glycine cleavage system protein GcvH — protein sequence MNFPQNLKYTNEHEWIRVEGDIAYVGITDYAQEQLGDIVFVDIPTVGESLEAGEVFGTIEVVKTISDLFLPVAGEVLEQNEALEENPELVNKDPYGEGWLIKMKPADVKAVEDLLDAEGYKEVING from the coding sequence ATGAACTTTCCACAGAATTTGAAGTACACGAACGAACATGAATGGATTCGCGTAGAAGGAGACATTGCATACGTAGGTATCACCGATTATGCTCAGGAGCAATTGGGCGATATTGTGTTTGTGGACATACCGACGGTCGGTGAGTCGCTGGAAGCCGGTGAGGTTTTCGGAACTATCGAAGTAGTGAAAACAATTTCCGATCTTTTCCTGCCGGTAGCAGGTGAGGTGCTGGAACAGAATGAAGCGCTGGAAGAGAATCCGGAACTGGTGAACAAAGACCCATACGGCGAGGGTTGGTTGATTAAGATGAAACCTGCTGATGTGAAGGCGGTAGAAGACTTGCTGGATGCGGAAGGGTATAAAGAAGTGATTAACGGATAA
- a CDS encoding phosphatase PAP2 family protein — MDREKEHIIADKTMLQVARVTSMVFTPFSIPFLSFLVLFLFSYLRIMPMVYKLIVLGIVYCFTILTPTITIFLFRKINGFARQELGERKKRFVPILLTIISYVFCLLMMRRLNLPWYMTGIILASLVVSIICIAVNLRWKLSEHMAGIGGVIGGLVSFSALFGYNPVGWLCLFILIAGVLGSARIILGHHTLGEVISGFTVGLVCALLVLHPVSNILFRVFLF, encoded by the coding sequence ATGGACAGAGAGAAAGAGCATATCATAGCGGATAAGACAATGTTGCAGGTGGCAAGAGTCACTTCGATGGTGTTTACCCCGTTTTCTATTCCGTTTTTGTCATTTCTGGTGTTATTCCTGTTTTCTTATCTCCGCATCATGCCGATGGTATATAAGTTGATTGTATTGGGAATTGTCTATTGCTTTACTATATTGACTCCCACTATAACCATCTTTCTGTTCCGCAAGATCAACGGTTTTGCCCGTCAGGAGCTGGGCGAACGGAAGAAACGTTTTGTACCTATCCTGCTGACTATCATTTCGTATGTATTCTGCCTGTTGATGATGCGTAGGCTGAATCTGCCTTGGTACATGACCGGCATTATTCTGGCTTCTCTCGTAGTCTCCATCATTTGCATAGCAGTAAATCTGAGATGGAAACTGAGCGAGCATATGGCGGGCATAGGCGGAGTGATAGGCGGATTGGTTTCCTTTAGCGCCTTGTTCGGTTATAATCCGGTAGGGTGGCTGTGCCTGTTTATATTGATAGCCGGTGTGCTGGGTTCTGCCCGTATCATTCTGGGACATCATACGTTGGGAGAGGTCATCTCCGGTTTTACGGTCGGCCTGGTATGCGCCCTTTTGGTGCTTCATCCGGTGAGTAATATCTTATTTCGAGTATTTTTATTTTAA
- the rpoN gene encoding RNA polymerase factor sigma-54 yields MAQGSRQIQSQAQQQIQTLSPQQILVVKLLELPAVELEDRIHAELLENPALEEGKEENVADEYSDGDTSGEGVENDANEYDSLSDYLTEDDIPDYKLQENNRSKDEQAEDIPFSDSTSFYEILKEQLRERNLTEHQHELVEYLIGSLDDDGLLRKSLESICDELAIYAGIESTEEELEEALCILQDFDPAGIGARDLQECLLIQIRRKKEEGMNPAPILDIEERIIRDCYEEFTRKHWEKIIKKLDVDEETFNEAISEITKLNPRPGASLGEAIGRNLQQIVPDFIVETYDDGTINVSLNNRNVPELRMSRDFTEMVEEHTKNKANQSKESKEAMMFLKQKMDAAQGFIDAVKQRQNTLMTTMQAIIDLQRPFFLEGDESLLKPMILKDVAERTGLDISTISRVSNSKYVQTNFGIYPLKFFFSDGYTTEDGEEMSVREIRKILKECIDGEDKKKPLTDDELADILKEKGYPIARRTVAKYRQQLNIPVARLRK; encoded by the coding sequence ATGGCACAAGGTTCCCGTCAAATACAATCGCAGGCGCAACAGCAAATCCAAACGCTCTCGCCTCAGCAGATTCTAGTCGTGAAACTGTTGGAGCTTCCCGCAGTAGAGCTGGAAGACCGTATCCATGCTGAACTGCTTGAAAACCCGGCACTTGAAGAGGGCAAAGAAGAGAATGTCGCAGATGAATATTCCGATGGTGACACTTCCGGAGAGGGTGTGGAGAATGATGCCAACGAATACGATTCTTTGAGTGATTATCTCACCGAAGACGATATTCCCGACTACAAACTGCAAGAGAACAACCGATCCAAAGACGAGCAGGCGGAAGATATTCCGTTCTCCGACTCTACCTCTTTCTACGAAATACTGAAAGAGCAGCTTCGTGAACGCAATTTGACAGAACACCAGCATGAACTGGTGGAATACCTGATCGGCTCGTTGGACGATGACGGCCTGCTCCGCAAATCTTTGGAAAGTATCTGTGACGAACTGGCTATTTATGCCGGTATAGAATCTACGGAAGAGGAGCTGGAAGAAGCACTCTGCATCTTGCAGGATTTCGATCCGGCAGGTATCGGAGCACGTGACCTTCAAGAATGCCTGTTGATACAGATCCGCCGGAAGAAGGAAGAAGGGATGAATCCCGCTCCTATATTGGATATCGAAGAACGCATCATCAGAGATTGTTATGAAGAATTTACCCGGAAGCATTGGGAAAAGATTATAAAAAAGCTGGATGTTGATGAAGAAACATTCAATGAAGCTATCAGTGAGATTACAAAGCTGAATCCCCGTCCGGGAGCTTCTTTGGGAGAGGCTATCGGGAGGAACCTCCAGCAGATAGTCCCCGACTTCATCGTAGAAACGTATGATGACGGTACTATCAATGTCAGCCTTAATAACCGTAATGTTCCGGAGCTTCGTATGAGCCGTGATTTTACGGAGATGGTGGAGGAACATACCAAGAATAAGGCCAACCAGTCCAAAGAGTCCAAAGAAGCGATGATGTTTCTGAAACAGAAGATGGATGCGGCGCAAGGATTTATAGATGCGGTCAAACAGCGGCAGAATACGTTGATGACTACTATGCAAGCTATCATCGACCTGCAGCGTCCTTTCTTTCTCGAAGGGGACGAATCCCTGCTGAAACCGATGATTCTGAAAGATGTGGCCGAACGCACGGGACTGGATATATCGACCATTTCCCGTGTCAGCAACAGTAAATATGTGCAGACCAATTTCGGTATTTATCCGTTGAAGTTCTTTTTCAGCGACGGATATACGACGGAAGACGGGGAAGAGATGTCTGTCCGCGAGATTCGTAAGATTTTGAAAGAATGTATCGACGGAGAAGACAAGAAGAAACCGTTGACAGATGATGAATTGGCGGACATACTGAAAGAAAAAGGCTACCCCATTGCACGTCGGACAGTGGCGAAATACCGTCAGCAGTTGAATATCCCGGTGGCAAGACTTAGAAAATAA
- a CDS encoding aminopeptidase P family protein: MFAKETYMQRRALLKKKLGSGVLLFLGNDECGLNYEDNTFRYRQDSTFLYYFGLSCAGLSAIIDIDEDKEIIFGDELSIDAIVWMGSQPTLHEKCERVGVANLLPSAEIVSYLHKCVQKGKSVHYLPPYRPEHKLKLMDWLGIPPAHQEGSVPFIRAVVAQRNYKSAEEIVEIEKACNVTADMHITAMKVLRPGMYEYEVVAEMNRVAESNNCELSFATIATINGQTLHNHYHGNKVKPGDLFLIDAGAEVESGYAGDMSSTIPADKKFTPRQREVYEIQNAMHLESVKALRPGIPYMDVYELSARVMVDGMKALGLMKGNTEDAVREGAHALFYPHGLGHMMGLDVHDMENLGEIWVGYNGQPKSTQFGRKSQRLAIPLEPGFVHTVEPGIYFIPELIDMWKAEKKFTDFINYDVVETYKDFGGIRNEEDYLITETGARRLGKKIPLTPEEVEALR, from the coding sequence ATGTTTGCCAAAGAAACGTATATGCAGCGAAGAGCCCTGCTGAAAAAGAAATTAGGCTCCGGAGTTTTGTTATTTCTAGGAAATGACGAGTGCGGACTAAATTACGAAGATAACACCTTCCGCTATCGTCAGGATTCTACTTTCCTTTATTATTTCGGACTGTCATGTGCAGGACTTTCGGCAATAATCGATATTGACGAAGACAAGGAAATTATTTTCGGTGATGAATTATCAATTGATGCCATCGTGTGGATGGGGTCACAACCTACACTACATGAAAAATGCGAACGGGTGGGCGTGGCTAACTTACTGCCATCCGCAGAAATTGTCAGCTATCTCCATAAATGTGTCCAGAAAGGGAAGTCGGTGCATTATCTGCCTCCTTACCGTCCCGAACATAAGCTAAAACTGATGGATTGGCTGGGTATTCCCCCTGCACATCAGGAAGGTTCCGTTCCATTCATCCGCGCCGTAGTAGCCCAGCGGAACTATAAATCGGCAGAAGAAATCGTAGAGATAGAAAAGGCCTGCAATGTGACTGCAGATATGCATATCACCGCCATGAAAGTACTTCGTCCGGGTATGTATGAATATGAAGTGGTGGCGGAAATGAACCGGGTAGCGGAGTCCAATAACTGCGAACTTTCTTTCGCTACAATCGCTACCATCAACGGACAAACTTTGCATAACCATTATCACGGCAATAAAGTAAAACCGGGTGATCTGTTTTTAATAGATGCCGGTGCGGAGGTTGAATCGGGATATGCAGGAGATATGTCATCTACCATTCCTGCCGACAAGAAATTCACGCCCCGCCAACGGGAAGTCTACGAGATACAGAATGCCATGCATCTGGAATCGGTTAAAGCACTCCGACCGGGCATTCCTTATATGGATGTATATGAATTGTCCGCCCGTGTCATGGTTGATGGGATGAAAGCTCTCGGACTGATGAAAGGCAATACGGAAGACGCTGTTCGCGAAGGTGCGCACGCTTTGTTCTATCCGCACGGATTAGGCCACATGATGGGGCTGGATGTACACGACATGGAAAATCTAGGAGAAATATGGGTAGGCTACAACGGTCAGCCGAAGAGTACGCAGTTCGGCCGTAAGTCACAACGCCTTGCCATACCTCTGGAACCTGGATTTGTACATACGGTAGAACCGGGTATATACTTTATTCCGGAATTGATCGATATGTGGAAAGCGGAAAAGAAATTTACCGATTTCATCAACTACGACGTAGTGGAAACTTATAAAGATTTCGGCGGTATCCGCAATGAGGAAGATTATCTGATTACCGAAACCGGTGCCCGTCGATTAGGCAAGAAGATTCCTTTAACGCCGGAAGAGGTGGAGGCTTTGCGATAA
- a CDS encoding nucleoside kinase, with protein MKQMLQICCKNNNISKEFPIGSSLLDIYYGFNLNFPYQVVSAKVNNRSEGLNFRVYNNKDIEFLDVRDQSGMRTYVRSLCFVLFKAVTELFPEGKLFVEHPVSKGYFCNLRIGRPVELEDVMRIKQRMQEIIAEDIPYHRIECHTTEAVRIFSERGMNDKVRLLETSGSLYTYYYTLGDTVDYYYGNLLPSTGYLKLFDIVKYYDGLLLRIPSRENPEVLEDVVKQEKMLDVFKEYLNWSYIMGLNNAGDFNLACEVGHATDLINVAEALQEKKIAQIADTIFHRGENGNRVKLVLIAGPSSSGKTTFSKRLSIQLMTNGLKPYPISLDNYFVDREDTPLDENGNYDYESLYALDLELFNRQLQALLRGEEVELPRFNFSLGKKEYKGDKLKIEDNTILILEGIHALNPELTPHIPAERKFKIYVSALTTISLDDHNWIPTTDNRLLRRIIRDFNYRGYSARETISRWPSVRAGEDKWIFPYQENADVMFNSALLFEFAVLRLHAEPILMGVPRNCPEYCEAYRLLKFIKYFVPVQDKEIPPTSLLREFLGGSSFKY; from the coding sequence ATGAAACAGATGTTACAAATATGTTGCAAAAATAATAATATTTCTAAAGAATTCCCTATCGGGAGCTCACTTTTGGATATTTATTACGGTTTTAATCTTAATTTTCCTTACCAGGTGGTTAGCGCCAAAGTCAATAATCGATCTGAAGGGCTTAATTTCAGAGTCTATAATAATAAGGATATAGAGTTTCTGGATGTGCGTGACCAGTCCGGTATGCGGACTTATGTCCGTTCGCTTTGCTTTGTACTGTTCAAGGCTGTCACGGAACTGTTCCCGGAAGGAAAATTGTTTGTAGAGCACCCTGTCTCAAAAGGATATTTCTGCAATTTGCGGATCGGGCGGCCTGTGGAGCTGGAAGACGTGATGCGTATCAAGCAGCGTATGCAGGAAATTATTGCTGAGGATATTCCTTATCATCGCATTGAATGCCATACGACCGAGGCTGTGCGTATTTTCAGCGAACGGGGAATGAATGATAAGGTCAGATTGCTCGAAACTTCCGGTTCTCTCTATACCTATTATTATACGTTGGGAGATACGGTTGATTATTACTATGGTAATCTGCTGCCCAGCACCGGATATCTGAAGCTGTTCGACATTGTGAAATATTACGATGGATTACTTCTTCGCATTCCGAGCCGTGAGAATCCGGAAGTCTTGGAAGATGTCGTGAAGCAGGAGAAGATGCTGGATGTCTTTAAGGAATATCTGAATTGGAGCTATATCATGGGGCTTAACAATGCGGGTGATTTCAATCTGGCATGTGAAGTAGGACATGCGACGGATTTGATAAACGTTGCGGAAGCATTGCAGGAAAAGAAGATTGCTCAGATTGCCGATACCATCTTCCATCGGGGAGAAAACGGAAACCGGGTGAAACTGGTGCTGATAGCCGGACCGTCTTCTTCGGGAAAGACTACTTTCAGCAAACGCCTTTCTATCCAGCTTATGACGAACGGGTTAAAGCCGTATCCTATCTCTCTCGATAATTATTTTGTAGACCGTGAAGATACGCCGTTGGATGAGAACGGAAACTATGATTATGAATCGCTTTATGCGCTCGACTTGGAACTGTTTAATCGGCAGTTGCAGGCATTGCTTCGTGGAGAGGAGGTGGAACTTCCCCGTTTTAATTTCTCACTCGGAAAGAAAGAGTATAAGGGTGATAAACTGAAAATTGAAGATAATACGATTTTAATCCTGGAAGGTATTCATGCCTTAAATCCCGAGCTTACTCCTCATATTCCGGCAGAACGGAAGTTCAAGATTTATGTTTCTGCGTTGACGACCATTTCGTTGGACGATCACAACTGGATTCCGACAACGGACAATCGTTTGTTACGCCGTATTATCCGTGATTTCAATTATCGGGGATATTCTGCCCGTGAGACAATCTCGCGTTGGCCTAGTGTGCGTGCGGGTGAAGACAAGTGGATCTTCCCTTATCAGGAAAATGCAGATGTAATGTTTAACTCGGCACTGCTTTTCGAGTTTGCCGTGCTTCGTCTCCATGCCGAGCCTATATTGATGGGAGTACCGCGTAATTGTCCCGAATATTGCGAGGCTTATCGGTTATTGAAGTTTATCAAATATTTCGTTCCCGTACAGGATAAGGAAATTCCGCCGACTTCTTTGCTTCGCGAATTTCTTGGGGGAAGCAGCTTTAAATATTAA
- a CDS encoding Na/Pi cotransporter family protein has protein sequence MEYSFYDFLKLIGSLGLFLYGMKIMSEGLQKVAGDRLRSILTAMTTNRVTGVLTGVLITALIQSSSATTVMVVSFVNAGLLTLAESISVIMGANIGTTVTAWIISIFGFKVDMAAFALPLLAIALPLIFSGKSNRKSVGEFIFGFSFLFMGLFNLKANAPDLNANPEMLAFVQSYTDMGFFSILLFLFIGTILTMIVQASAATMAITLIMCANGWISLELGAALVLGENIGTTITANLAALTANTQAKRAALAHFVFNVFGVIWVLIIFHPFMQMVNWVVDTFFQSSDPEVAISYKLSAFHSIFNICNVCILIWGVKLIERTVCALIHPKEEDEEPRLRFITGGMLSTAELSILQARKEIHLFAERTHRMFGMVQDLLHTEKDDDFNKVFSRIEKYENISDNMELEIANYLNQVSEGRLSSESKLQIRAMLREVTEIESIGDSCYNLARTINRKRQTNQDFTEKQYEHIHFMMKLTDDALAQMIVVVEKPEHQSIDINKSFNIENEINNYRNQLKNQNILDVNNKEYDYQMGVYYMDIIAECEKLGDYVVNVVEASSDVKEKKAS, from the coding sequence ATGGAATATTCTTTTTATGATTTTTTAAAGCTCATCGGTTCACTGGGACTCTTCTTGTACGGAATGAAGATCATGAGCGAGGGCTTGCAAAAGGTCGCGGGTGACAGGCTACGAAGTATCTTGACGGCAATGACTACCAATCGGGTAACGGGTGTTTTAACAGGTGTGCTAATCACAGCCCTTATCCAGTCCTCTTCAGCAACGACTGTAATGGTCGTAAGTTTCGTTAATGCAGGACTGCTCACTCTTGCCGAATCCATCAGCGTCATTATGGGCGCCAATATCGGTACTACCGTAACCGCCTGGATTATTTCTATTTTCGGATTTAAGGTTGACATGGCTGCATTCGCCCTTCCACTTCTGGCCATTGCCCTTCCGCTTATCTTTTCTGGCAAAAGCAACCGCAAATCCGTCGGTGAATTCATTTTCGGTTTCTCTTTCTTATTTATGGGACTTTTTAACTTGAAAGCCAATGCTCCCGACTTGAATGCCAATCCGGAAATGCTCGCCTTTGTACAAAGCTACACGGATATGGGATTTTTCTCCATCCTCCTGTTCTTATTCATCGGTACTATACTGACCATGATCGTACAGGCCTCCGCCGCTACGATGGCAATCACGCTAATCATGTGTGCCAACGGCTGGATCAGCCTGGAATTGGGAGCTGCCCTCGTATTGGGTGAAAATATCGGAACAACCATCACCGCCAATCTCGCCGCATTGACAGCCAACACACAGGCTAAGCGGGCAGCATTGGCCCATTTTGTATTCAATGTATTCGGTGTTATCTGGGTGCTGATTATTTTCCATCCTTTCATGCAGATGGTTAACTGGGTAGTAGACACTTTCTTCCAAAGCAGCGATCCGGAAGTCGCCATCTCCTACAAATTGTCGGCTTTCCACTCTATTTTCAACATCTGTAACGTATGTATCCTGATATGGGGCGTGAAATTGATTGAACGTACCGTATGCGCTCTCATCCACCCGAAAGAAGAGGACGAAGAACCACGATTGCGCTTCATCACCGGAGGTATGCTTTCCACTGCAGAGCTCTCTATACTTCAGGCACGTAAAGAAATCCATCTCTTTGCAGAGCGTACCCATCGTATGTTCGGCATGGTGCAAGATCTGCTACACACAGAAAAGGATGATGATTTCAATAAAGTATTCAGCCGTATAGAAAAATATGAAAATATCAGCGATAACATGGAACTTGAAATTGCCAATTATCTGAATCAGGTTTCTGAAGGACGCCTAAGCTCGGAAAGTAAATTGCAGATACGTGCCATGTTGCGGGAGGTGACGGAAATCGAAAGTATCGGTGACAGTTGTTATAATCTGGCACGTACTATCAACCGTAAACGCCAGACCAATCAAGACTTTACCGAGAAACAATATGAGCATATCCATTTCATGATGAAGCTGACTGACGATGCGCTCGCACAGATGATCGTAGTGGTGGAGAAACCGGAACATCAGAGCATCGACATCAATAAGTCGTTCAACATTGAAAATGAAATCAATAACTACCGCAACCAACTGAAGAATCAGAATATTCTGGACGTAAACAACAAAGAATATGATTATCAGATGGGAGTTTACTATATGGATATTATCGCCGAATGCGAGAAACTGGGTGACTATGTGGTAAATGTGGTAGAAGCCAGCAGTGATGTAAAAGAGAAGAAAGCTTCCTGA
- a CDS encoding nucleotidyltransferase family protein codes for MKTKDEIIAILRNFKEEFGERYGIEKLGLFGSVARGEQKEDSDIDICIKLQEPDYFTRMEIKEFLEKRFNAKVDVVSLTAIMRSLFRNHIEKDAIYI; via the coding sequence TTGAAAACAAAAGATGAAATAATCGCTATTCTCCGGAATTTTAAAGAAGAGTTTGGGGAGAGATATGGAATTGAAAAGTTGGGACTTTTCGGTTCTGTGGCCCGTGGTGAACAGAAGGAAGATAGTGATATTGATATTTGTATTAAACTCCAAGAGCCTGATTATTTTACTCGAATGGAAATAAAAGAGTTTTTAGAAAAGCGTTTTAATGCAAAAGTGGATGTCGTGTCTTTAACCGCAATTATGCGTAGTTTATTTCGAAATCATATAGAGAAAGATGCAATTTATATCTAA